In Rubidibacter lacunae KORDI 51-2, one DNA window encodes the following:
- a CDS encoding glycosyltransferase family 39 protein, with protein sequence MKLSAPPTRSTWLRWLAISLLTASIVLRCTNLGGKVLWHDEVYSASRTAGYIGVNVESELFQNRLVTAADLLTYQQLSPDRGWGNTWEALQTHPEHPPLYYLLLRLWREWFGSSVATLRSLSVAFSLLVFPALYWLCVELFSPAVGVAAVALMAVSPVNLLYAQEAREYSLWTFSTLVATALLVRARRSQSLRTWGAYALALAANFYITLLSLPIAVAHGLSVLALEKFRWTPTVKAFGIALLAAVVSFGPWLWVAIVGWDALQEKTGWTTMPVPARVLVSLWGLHLSSAFIDLGFQLNDPYTAIIPPLCLIGCGFAAVYLWRKGPTDAKWVLLSIAAVPTLALVLPDVLLGGRRSTMTRYFLHSLTAIQIACAYFLVSNLGRSGKKRLLWRSAAIGILAAGLLSCGLIARAPTWWNKVVGYHNATIAEAIAQSDRPLVISFRSSTALGNIGSLAHLVPPTTKFLLLPTSPPPQLTLPPSFESVFVCDISADYERVFSEQFGATLVPLRDRKGAPLRVQRVIWDS encoded by the coding sequence ATGAAACTATCCGCACCGCCGACGCGCTCGACCTGGTTGCGCTGGCTCGCGATCTCGTTGCTAACTGCGAGCATCGTCCTGCGCTGCACCAATCTAGGCGGCAAAGTTCTCTGGCACGACGAGGTCTACTCGGCCTCGCGAACGGCCGGCTATATCGGAGTCAATGTCGAGTCCGAGCTGTTCCAAAATCGCCTCGTGACCGCAGCAGACCTCCTGACATACCAACAGCTCAGCCCCGATCGCGGGTGGGGCAACACCTGGGAGGCATTGCAAACCCACCCCGAACATCCGCCGTTGTATTACCTGCTGCTGCGGCTCTGGCGCGAGTGGTTCGGTAGCTCCGTCGCCACCCTGCGATCGCTCTCAGTGGCGTTCTCGCTGCTCGTATTCCCGGCCCTGTATTGGTTGTGCGTGGAACTGTTCTCGCCGGCAGTCGGAGTCGCTGCCGTGGCGCTGATGGCCGTCTCGCCCGTAAATCTTCTCTACGCTCAAGAGGCACGGGAATACAGCCTGTGGACCTTCTCGACGCTGGTGGCAACGGCATTGCTAGTGCGGGCGCGGCGATCGCAGTCGCTCCGCACTTGGGGCGCGTACGCGCTGGCGCTAGCTGCGAACTTCTACATCACATTACTGTCCCTACCGATCGCGGTTGCCCACGGGTTGAGCGTGCTAGCACTAGAAAAATTCCGCTGGACGCCGACCGTAAAAGCGTTCGGAATCGCCCTGCTGGCAGCAGTAGTCAGCTTCGGACCCTGGCTGTGGGTAGCGATCGTGGGGTGGGACGCCCTGCAAGAGAAAACCGGCTGGACCACCATGCCCGTCCCCGCGCGCGTCTTGGTTAGTCTCTGGGGATTGCACCTCAGCAGCGCCTTCATCGACCTAGGCTTTCAGTTAAACGATCCGTACACCGCCATCATCCCCCCACTCTGCCTAATCGGCTGTGGGTTCGCAGCCGTTTACTTGTGGCGCAAGGGTCCGACCGACGCGAAGTGGGTGCTGTTATCGATTGCAGCCGTCCCGACGCTCGCACTCGTCCTGCCCGACGTTCTCCTAGGCGGTCGTCGCTCGACGATGACGCGCTACTTCCTCCACTCCTTAACCGCCATCCAAATTGCCTGCGCTTATTTCCTCGTCAGCAACCTCGGACGGTCTGGAAAGAAACGGTTACTGTGGCGATCTGCAGCGATCGGTATCCTGGCGGCCGGGTTGCTTTCGTGTGGACTCATCGCGCGCGCTCCAACGTGGTGGAACAAGGTCGTCGGCTACCACAACGCCACGATCGCCGAGGCGATCGCCCAAAGCGATCGCCCGCTGGTCATCAGCTTCAGGAGTTCAACTGCGCTTGGCAACATCGGGTCGCTCGCCCACCTCGTTCCGCCAACAACTAAATTTTTGCTCTTACCCACATCGCCGCCGCCGCAGTTAACCCTGCCACCTTCATTCGAATCCGTGTTTGTTTGCGACATCTCGGCCGATTACGAGCGCGTGTTTTCCGAACAGTTCGGGGCGACACTCGTGCCGCTTCGCGATCGCAAGGGCGCTCCATTGCGCGTCCAGCGTGTCATTTGGGATTCCTAA
- a CDS encoding globin family protein: MSAEAENSQEAGLQVQLLETSFEKVKPRAEEFASSFYENLFADYPDAKPLFANADLKAQSKKLLASLVFVVENLKKPDALTEALKGLGARHVEYGTLPEHYPLVGNTLLKTFAQYLGEGWTPETEKAWAEAYGVITEVMLDGADYSQAEVQLESAP, from the coding sequence ATGAGTGCTGAAGCTGAAAATTCCCAAGAAGCCGGGCTGCAGGTGCAGCTCTTGGAAACGAGTTTTGAGAAAGTCAAGCCGCGTGCTGAGGAGTTTGCCAGCAGTTTCTACGAAAACCTTTTTGCCGACTACCCCGATGCCAAACCGCTGTTTGCGAACGCGGATCTCAAGGCTCAGAGTAAGAAGCTCTTGGCATCCCTGGTATTCGTCGTCGAGAATCTCAAGAAGCCGGATGCCCTGACCGAAGCCCTGAAGGGGCTGGGCGCCCGCCACGTTGAGTACGGTACGCTCCCCGAGCACTATCCCCTTGTCGGCAATACGCTGTTGAAAACGTTCGCGCAATATCTCGGTGAGGGGTGGACCCCTGAGACCGAGAAGGCTTGGGCCGAGGCTTATGGTGTTATCACCGAGGTGATGCTAGATGGTGCTGACTATTCGCAAGCCGAGGTGCAGCTTGAGTCTGCTCCTTGA
- a CDS encoding HAS-barrel domain-containing protein produces the protein MRLPLPQFASDARDPDCFAEVIETATTEFLAQCLEPEELDFPAMPPFASWVKALDEESGNWVYGIVTYVTTSPIDSVHRARALGLSLSELRDQQPQIFAMLKTEFRAAIVGFLTPGDRGTAGEIFQYLPPRPPQIHQGVWHCQPEEVVSFSDRLDFLRGLLDAQGVPSEALLAAVVRGIYRLRQADRPWLVRAGREIGMLLKDDYDRLRYILSQIR, from the coding sequence ATGCGCTTGCCCCTGCCTCAATTTGCCAGCGACGCGCGCGACCCCGATTGCTTTGCGGAAGTCATCGAAACCGCAACGACGGAATTTCTCGCCCAATGTCTGGAGCCGGAAGAACTGGACTTCCCGGCCATGCCGCCCTTTGCCAGTTGGGTTAAGGCGCTCGATGAAGAATCGGGCAATTGGGTCTACGGGATCGTGACCTATGTCACCACCAGTCCGATCGATTCAGTCCATCGGGCGCGAGCCTTGGGATTGTCGCTGAGCGAACTGCGCGATCAGCAGCCGCAGATCTTCGCCATGCTCAAAACCGAATTCCGCGCCGCGATCGTCGGCTTCCTTACCCCCGGCGATCGCGGAACTGCCGGAGAGATTTTTCAATATCTGCCGCCGCGACCGCCGCAGATTCACCAAGGCGTCTGGCACTGTCAGCCCGAAGAAGTCGTCTCCTTCAGCGATCGCCTCGATTTCCTGCGCGGGCTGCTCGACGCCCAGGGCGTTCCCTCCGAAGCATTGCTGGCCGCCGTCGTGCGCGGCATCTACCGCCTGCGCCAAGCCGATCGACCGTGGTTGGTGCGCGCCGGTCGCGAGATCGGGATGCTGCTCAAGGATGACTACGATCGTTTGCGCTACATCCTCAGTCAAATACGGTAG